The window ATATTAAATATGTGACGTCCATGGAAGCCAATTTAAGAGATATCATCTGAAAATAACTTTCTCTGGAAACTGATTGTAGTAACTGAGTTTACAAGACCAAAGAAATAAATGTGGCATTTTACTAAAGAATCCAGAGTGAAACTATCTTTTAGccaagttttctttctctctccactagTTGTTTAAAGTTAGTTAAAACCTCAAGAGTTCAACCTTTAATTCTTAGtaatgagcacctactatattttCTACCTGTTGTGCTGATTAAACTCCTATTTTCATATCTTTCCTTATTTTCACAGACACTGTGAATGgacatagaaataaaaatgagaactaACAAAAACTTGAATTTCATCAGAAACAAGCATGGTATAATGgggagaatgctggatttggagtcactgCATGGTTTTGAATCCTAACATTactgcttactacctgtatgactttccacaggtcacttcacctctttgggcctcagtttcctcatctgtaaaatgaatgggttagacTAGACTAAGGTCCTTATGAATTCTAAATCCTGTTCCTCAGAGGGTATTTCACCTAAAACATCTTGTAAAAATAGAGCGTTTTAAGAGATATCCAGGAAAATTCACCATCTCTTTAGCTAAGTCTGTCTAATAGTGTGTGTGTCCATTTCTGAGCTAAAAATGATCTCTGGAAGTCCATTAGAGTAGGGGCCACCACCTTGGGAATCCTATAAAAAATGACTATTCAAGCATTTTCATTGTTGACTTTTTCCCCCAACAGGGGAAAGAAGTACATGAAGTGATGAGGCCCTGGGAAACACCTGATGCTCCAGCaaaggaagagaacaaggaaGGATTCTGATTACATGAAAATACATGCAGTCATTGTTTTTGGAAATCGACAAAACAAATGAATTATGGACTTACATTTCTCTGTATTAGAGTCGAGCTAACAATTTGgattcaaaaacaaaagcaacagatAGATCAGGACACTAATTTCTACCAGAATACAAGGATTTTGCTTGGCATTTTATAAACACCGATTTCAAATTGAAAGACATTCAATGAAAGGTCACTGAGACTATCTCCAATGAGCAGAGGCTGAGATCCTAAATGAATTCTGTTCTACAAAGCCCTATTTTGGACATGCATGTGCCAAAAATGGCATGGAAGGAATggcaaatgaaatgaaaagtgaTAAAGTGGGTAAACAATGACTCACCAAAAGAAAATGCATGTCCTCGCTTGATAGCTGCACCTTGATAACTCACTtctgcaaaaaattttaaaaaaccccaaaatcaaaACTGGTTGTAGCTTTAGAGCTTTCCTGTATGTACATCAGTTAAAACAATACCACCCAGGGCAGGGATCTGATCCAATAACCCTTCCTTAGCAAATGAAGAGCGATATAATGAAGTTATTGAGGTTCAAAAGTTCAGCTGTGAGTGCATCTAGAGTTTGACACACCCAGAACTGGTAAAGAatcaagaggaagaaaactaCCAGTATGTGAAAAGCTCAGTGTGGAAACTGAAATTTGACCGTGTGCCAGAAAAGGAAGGTGAAGCAAGAAACTCCAAAGTAACTATCAACCTCGAACAACAAAAGCCAGGGTGATTTTATATTGCTACTAAACTGTAAGTGGGAGGTGGAACAGCAGCTGAGACAAACTCTGATCATGGAGAACTCAGTGGCTTCTTGCGTCCGATACTCAGGGGATGGCAAGGTAAATGGGTCAAAGTCTGGGGTCAGCTTTAACAAAGGATTAAGTGGAGAGAACGGGGACCCAGGGTCCGTTCGTCCGGCACCTGGAGAAGGGGACTTGAAACGCCTAGGCACTGACGAAGAGTGCCCGGAGACTAGAACCAACGGGGCGGAAGCGACTGAGCTTTCTGCACACACGCCCTGCAGTCTCAGTTCGTCCTTGTGTTTTAGCTCCCTGAACAAACCGCAACCTTGTGCAACTGCGGCTTCCGCGGCGGAGGGTGCAGaagtctctcccccctcctctactTGCAAAGGAAATCGGGTAGTGAAGAATCAGTGGGAAATCAACAGTTCTAATGCCACGTCCGAAGAGTCgggacaggaggaggaggaggctgctAGGGCGGACCAGAGGAGCGCAACTCAGTCGCCGCCACCGCCTGTCACTTATTGTATCCAGACTGGAGCTCAGCCCAGGAAGGAACCGCTGCAGCCTGGGGACCCGGAGAGtggtgtgggggaggaggggggagaaggcggcggcggcggcggcggcggcagcggcagcagcagcaataacggCAGCAGCATCAACCGCCGCGGCATCTGCAGCATCGGTCAAAGCCATGATCCAGCGGGTGGCGCGTTGGGAGAAGAGCCGGACTTGGTGATCGAGGTGGCTGGACGCCGCATCCAGGCGCACAAGTCAGTGTTGGCTGCCAAGAGCGACTACTTCAGAGCGCGCTCGTCTAGGGAGATTCTGCGGGTGAAGGGGGTGAGCTACGCGGCACTGCGGCTTCTGGTGGATTACCTGTACACAGGACACATGGGGGAAGTGAAGCAGGACAATGTGGCCGAGGTGATCGCCGGGGCGCGCTTCCTTCAGATGCCCTGCGCCCTGCAGTGCGCCACTGACGCCATGCGGGCGCAGCTTACCCTTGGCAATTGCTACCAGGTACTGAGCCTGGCCAAGCAGCAGAGGCTCAGCGAGCTCCGGGAGGCTGCCTATCGCTTCATGAGTGACAATTACCTCCAGGTACTGCGGGAGCCGTCAGTTTATGGCCGGCTGACAGGATCTGAGCGAGACCTCATCCTCCAGCGCCGGTTGGAGGCCGGTCGCAGCTGCCTCCTGGTGGCCGAGATCAATGACGTTTTTGAGCGGGTCGGCAGCCGACCCCAGAGTCGGGAGAGCAGCAGGCCCCAGAGTCCATCCGCCTCTGTCTTGTCGCCTGGGGAGCAGCCACCCACGCCGCCTCTAGCCCCAGCCCAAGGTTCGTCTGAGGAGGATGGCGGTCACAGTGACTCAGTCATCTATTACTACCAGGAGGCGGACAAGGAGTGGAAGGTCCTGACTCGGCTGCCTGAGGGGGCTAATGCCAAAGGCTGTGCCATGTGCGTCCTCTACAACTACCTCTTCCTGGCCGGGGGCATCCTGCAAGGGGGACCCGAGGGGAAGGCTCGCCTGTCGGACAAGGTCTTCTGCTACAACCCAGTGACCGACACTTGGACCACGGTTCGGTCCTTGAGCCAGCCCCGTTCCCAGCTGAAGTTGCTGGCCCTGGACGGCTACCTGTACGCTGTGGGTGGCGAATGTCTGTTTAGCGTGGAGCGCTACGACCCCCGCGCTGACCGCTGGAGCTCGGTAGCCCCGCTGCCCAAGGGCGCCTTCGCTGTGGCCCACGAAGCCACCACGTGCAACGGAGAAATTTACGTCTCGGGCGGCTCTCTTTTCTACCGTTTGCTCAAGTACGACCCCCGGCGGGACGAGTGGCAGGAGTGTCCTTACAGCAGCAGCCGCAAACGCTCTGCAGACATGGTGACCCTTAAAGGCTTCATCTATCGGTTTGACCTGTGCGGGGCGCGAGGGGAACCTCAGGCAGTGGCTTCGGCGGCCTGTGGTAGTGGAGGGGTCAATGTGTTCCGCTACCATTGCTTGGCCAAGCGATGGAGTCAATGCGCTTCGAACCTGAGGCCGCCTGGTGAGGCTTCTGGGCTACAGCCTTTCCGCTGTGCTGCCCTCGATGGGACTATCTACTGCGTGAACAGGGCCGGGGCCTGGCGCTTCAGCCTCTCCGAAGACGGGGAGCCTGGTGAAGATGGAGGCCAGAAGGGAGTCTTTGAGCAGGAGCAGCTCAAACCCCCCTTTGATGCTCGAGGGGTCCTCTTCCCCTTTGTGCTCACTCTGCCAGAGAGGTCAGATAAAGGGGAGGCCGGAGCACTGTAGGAGAAGGAGGAGCAGAGACAATTGTCAGatcccctgactccaagtgcatGGTTCCCTGTGGTCCAAGGGCCATTTTGGGAGAAGAGTTGAGGGGCTATGGGAAAGCAGAAGAAGATAGCTAGAAGAACAAGATTGAAAGGGTGGGGTCATATAAGGGTTCATAAACATGGGCTTGCCATAGACTTTGAAGGACAGTATGCTTTTAATACTTTCCCAAAGTCTTCTCTGCTCCCCTGCTTCAATCCTTTTTGCCTTTGCTTGATGGGACTAGTTGTAAATGCAGCGTATATCAGATTAATCACATTTACCTTTAAAAACAAGACAGGTTTCCTTTGTGCAGATAAGGGGGCACCAGAGATTAACCTCTAGGTTTGTTGGTGGGGGAATGTTGGTATGTACAGTGAGGGCCCCAGGAATGTGCAGGGGTTTAAAAAGAAGCCAGACACCATTGTGAACTGGCACTATTAACTACCACCTATTTGGAATATAGAAGGAATGTCAGTATTCTCATGATAAATGAATAGGACCAGGAAGAACTTCGAGTAGGACCCCTGGAAGGAAGACTGGTCAGTTCTATGAAAAGCAATGGCCACTTTTGATTTTCTGCCTGAAGTTcacattttaataggaaaaaaaatgatgaatagctATTAGACCCTTGCTAACTGGCAAAAAAGCTAGATGCCACCAAAATTAGAAAGACCTTCTTTTTGGGCCTGTTAAAGACAAAATAAGGGAAATTCACATGCATTAAATTGGGTGGGCCCTAATGTATCCTAAATACTCCATGCTTAGCATCTATAAAAAGTATTGTACCATATAATAGAAATAGATCAAGAGAGGAAAAAGTTCAGTGAACAGACTTAGGCCCTGGCATGAGGTTGTCATTACAGTGTTTAGCTAAGATTGATTTATGATGTTCGAGGTAAAGGctgttaataattaattattctcTATGGCACAGTGATGGCATATACCATTGTTTGGATTCTAAATCTTGAGAGGATGAATGTTTTCAGAAGAGAATatcctgaagaagaaaaataatatgaaagacTTCCTTCTTgagaataattggaaaaatgtttcatgtggtgctgggaaaaaaaaaatattgacattGAGGAGAGGTCCAGTGCATTAGgcacttttcctcctttttaaattGGATACCCAAGTGGTAGCCCTTTCTGGTTTTGCTTGAGAgataacattttctttaaatagTAAAAGTACAGTGGATAGGATACAATAGATAGAAGGacagccttggagttaggaagaagtgGATATGAGTCTTGACTCTGAGGCATACTAGGTATGAGGCCATAACTTCTTAGTGCCCCCAAGTATCATGATAAATTATAGATGATTTGCAGTTCTGCATCAGTAGAGAGTTCCTATGCTAGGAGTCCCCTAAACTAGCGAAGTTACAGGTCTagaccaaataaaaataattttaaaatgtcctttttggtcatttaaaaaatttgaaaacaaaaaaaattcagctgAATGCTTAAATCATAAAtctaatttaaaacatttaattcaTTTCCAGAAATTTGGATAAGGCAAACTGGTTTGTACAAGTAGCATTCTAAGAAAATATGGCAGCTTTAGTCCAAAAACTTCAGCTACACAGTGACAATGAACACATCCACACTGAAAGAACTTATGTGTTGTGTTACTTGTTACATATGATTCTAGTAAAAATTGTATCTAATTGCCATTTCCAAAGTAGGATAGGAAAGTCTACCTTGACAGACAATACTTTGATAATTTGCAAGACTTTTATTCTGTTTTTGAATTTACTGTTCTTATCTATAATACATGAAAGGCCATgtagtatagtgaatagagaactgggcttTAAGCCacagaggcctgggttcaagtgtgacacatactggctctgtggccctgggcaagtcatattatttttctcagtgctctagataACTCTAAGAGTTGCTCCAGGCAACtctaagttgaagagaaggtgttcactttcattggtagagggagtttcctcatcttggagTTCTTTAGACCAATGAGATCACATCTAGTCCATCTCCTAGCCTATGCTATGATAATAGCACTTTTCAGATTTGCAGAAATAGTTTCTAGTTACCAAGAGCTTAAAGGTGAAGCATATGCTCATAATCACAGACCAAGTGATCATAAGTGAATGTGCTCTTTTACATCAGGAAATGTGTATTTGAAAAGTTGCTGGAATGTAATTAATTTAAAGATGTGATGTCTTTTTGCTTGCTAGTTTGGTAAATGTGAGTTGCCATCTCTGCAGGAGCTGCTAGGATTGTTTGTGCTTTGGTAAGATTTTTCTTCAGAGTCAATGGTTTATTGAGCCTCAAAACTGTCAGCAATTCTAATATATTTAGAGATGATCAATTTGAAGCTCATCCTGTGCATGTCTTGAAGAAATGGAATTTAAAATATCAGTTGGTCATATATTTTGGTGTAATTGGATGTTTGCTAATGATTACTCATGCATTGAGAAGTGGTATCTTGGCAACTTGGTTAATCATCTTAAGAACAAAAAATAAGAGCCTTGTTTCACTTTATTAGtcatttattgaaatatttggGAGAAAAGGCAGTAGGATTTTTTTAGTCTATAACAAAAAATGGAAGGAGTAGTTAAAGAttccatttaaataaatgaacattttcttttgaatttcagtattttctccCAATGCTATAACATTCATTCTAATATATTCACTtattctggtaaaaaaaaaatctcaaattggTGAAAGTATTTCCAGGTAGGAAGTAAATAATTATTGTGATTTTACTTCAGATATTGTTCTATTAATTTTGAGGAAATGTTTGAAATGAACTCTTTATTTTTCAAGAAAAACTTCATACTTCATGCTGtgtaaataaagaaaatggtTTTTGAAAATggctttaaaagtattttttttttgctatatcaAAAGTGTCCTTGTCACTCATTAAGTTCCCCAGGATTGTCCCTAATTGCTTTGGTGATCTGCTTCTCCATTCTGGGAGCTCCTAGCACTAAAGgggaacttaaaaaacaaatcaggggcagctaggtggcacagtggataaaacaccggccctggattcaggagtacctgagttcaaatctggcctcagacacttgacacttactagctgtgtgaccctgggcaagtcacttaacccccattgccccgccaaaaaaaagaaaaaaaaaaccaaaccaaacaaacatttgttgacaTCCTCCAATTAAGCAAAAGGCACTTGGCTAGAGGCCAGGAAGGGAATAActaactttcctttccttccttccttccttccttccttccttccttccttccttccttccttccttccttccttccttccttccttccttccttccttccttccttccttccttccttcctttctctttctttctttctttctttctttctttctttctttctttctttctttctttctttctttctttctttctttctttccttccttccttccttccttccttccttccttctgctcttaaggagcttacagtctagaagAGGGGGAtcaaacatacacacagataccTAGAAGACAGAATGTAGTGACTGCCATAAGAGAACTACAGACATGGCCATGGGAGTGGcttctcattgaagaaaatgaggaaagacttcatgaagaagtTTCTATGAAAACTGCTCTTAAAAGATGAATCGCTTTTCCACCAGCCAAAATGGATGAGGAGAGCCCTCTAGGTAATAAAGATGGCAGGAATAAAAGCACTGAAGCCAGAAGATCTAACCTGTGTTCAGGGAATTGGACGATTccagtcaatttttaaaaaattatataatcaaaagTATCAGGTTATATAGGAATGACTTTAGCAGTCACAGTATCCCTGCAATGACAACTGTTGGGTTTTTCAATAACTCTTTTAAAAACTCTTAGTGGCCTGGAAGTTGAGGATTAAAGGACAGGAGCCaacaaatctcatcagtaaatgGAAAGTTATCAGCCCATTAGGAAAATAAGTAGTCCACACAGGAACCAGTATATtatattggaaagaacattgggtttgaagtcagaggactcaGGTTTAAATCTTGGCTTTTCAACTTATACTTGTGTGATCTTTCATACAAATTTTtccagtcctcagtttcccctccataAAACAATGGggtggactagataacctctaagtcTATGGTTCTTTAGTGTGATTTATGGAAGGAAATAACACATCAGGACAAATGCGGGAACAAAAGATGCCACTagagaaaagtttattttttctttctgggccAGCAACCTGGGGAGTGGCCTGGATACGGTGAGCTGCCAGTGAATGTTACAATCTGCAGCAGCTGGTCTCAGATTTGATTTGAGGGTGTGCTTGACTTTCTGGATAATTTCTGAGGCTGATCTAGTGTCTGGACTAAACAGTAATGCATGGACCTAGCCAGTGGATCAGGCTCTCCAGCCTAGGGTGCTATTATCCTTCTGTTGTTCAGTTTAGTCTAGTAACATTGTTTCTGGAaacctttcagaaaaaaaaataggcaaagaaataaTTCTCTCTGATCAGtaaaacatctgtaaaatgagggggtgagagAAGGCCTCTGGATTAacttctagctctaactctagGGTCCTGTGACTGTTGTAAGTGTAAGTTCCCAAATAACTGTGAAATTGTGAATATTATTTAGAGGAAATAACGTGAAAATTTGAATCTAGTTTGGACTGATTAGTTATTTGTCCAAAAGACTTGCTGTCTGTGGTCTGTTAATACTAGTTAGTTTTGAAACTTTTTAGGAGTGGTTTCCTGTCttgcctttctccctttctctttccttgccAATTCAGACttcgcctcccctcccctcccctcccctctcctctcctgtcctcccctctgttctcctctcctgtcctctcctgtcctcttctctgttcttcccctccttttcttttttagtttctctcttttaaagagagaaatcaccagaaaaaaagagagttgAATATTATAAATTTGGTGAATATTATAAATTTCCCTTTGATGCTTGGTGTGAGGGTGGGGCATGATTTGCTATCTCTGTCCATAATGGCACCCAGTTCTCTTAAAGTGAGAAAATGAATAccatcaaatatatttttttccctttccctctaaaTTTGAGATAGATTCAGGAATTAAAACTCTATCTTAATCCTAGGTACCGTATTGGGTCAGTTTTACCAGATTGTTACTTTTATTATAGAAGCCTTTTTTAGCTtcataaataatgaaatttatgTCAATAATGAGTGTaaactttccattttcctctaatATCTTTTAACTTTGTAATATCAACATTCATAAAGATCTTGCTAAGAGCTAAAATGTCAAGATTGAGAATTTATTTTTGTAACCATAAAATTTAACTTAGAATTTATTCCATTAGCAGAAGCACACTGAAATGTGCCCTCTAAGAAATTAGGAATTTTGGGGAACACAGGATTTTATAGCCTCTTTTACaattttgtgtaatttaaatgtGAACATCAGTGCAAAATGCTTTAGATACTGAACAATTCAAGGCAGTTCATGTTTAAGTAATGCATTTATTGACAGAACCTTTTTTATAAACAGGGATATAATAACTGTGAACCTTTTTATATATGCTAACTTGAATCATGATGAAATAACTCTGTAAAATATCATGGCTCCAAAAGCCTTGAAAAGTAGTACTGAAAAAAAATGGTTGGCAGTATAAAGTCAAGTCTGCACTTTAACATCTGGAGACACATCAAAGCTATAAGGATATTCTCCATACATTTAGATTTGGAGAGGGGAAAGCATCTCTGGACCCATTTCTTTCATCTAGTAATGGAAGCTTTGGTGTTAATACTTCAGGAATGGAGAGTATCCTAGGCTCAGGAGTATGCTGGAGCCAGATCAAACTGGCtcatgagagctgattgttaaattttcaatgtgagaatttataccttggaaatcaacaaatgctacaaaccagagctcaatttattgttttattaatcaTCTAGGCTTAAACAAGTGTTAATAAGGcagataaaactttaaaatgtggttGTACCTTTTTTCAAAGAAGCAGTTGTTAAAATATTTACCAGCCTACCCCTTTCTAGAGGATCCACTGGAAGAATGTACCATTTACCTCCTTCCTATGCAGAATGTAAAGGAGATGCTAAATGTATCTTGGAAAGCCACGGAGGGTCAACTGCTTGTTAAGtatttcttttaccctttccttaGCAACACCATCTTTTTGGAGTCTCGGATACTAAATAAATAAGTGCCCTATTTGTATAGCCTTGGGAAAGTGATTTTTGTCTGAGGCTGATTGACCAGTGTGGCTTCAGCCTTATGATATTAAGGTCAAAGTTCAGAGTTCAGTGTGGGCCAAAGTCTGACATTCATCTGAGCCAGCTGTCTTCCAGATGTGTGCTTTTGGTAATGGGCATGGGGCAGGAGGGTGAATGAAGTAAATACATCACCAATCACTGGAAAAATGACTTTAAGCACCTGCAGAAGACACCTCAGAAGAAGTAGCAGAGAGATGGACTGAAGAGCCAAGAGCATTCCAAGAACATGTCATCTTGAAAATGGCtcaaaggtaggaaggggatgAGTGGACAAATAGGGATTTAACTCAATATTTCTGATACAATAGAGACTGGTATAACAAAAATTAGATAATAAGGGAGTCTAGGAACAATCAATTAACCCCAATCACTGAGATAGGAACAATGCTTAGGACCTGAACGTTTTTAGTTATCTGCAAAATACAAACAGATCTTATGCCTTGAACATAGGTACAGCAAGTTCCCTTTTTCTCTTGTCTGTTTTTTGTGTCTCTCTTTACCAAAAGCATGGTAGCAAACAACTTCTTAGCTTGACTTAATGATAACTTCATCCTTTTAATGctgaagaaatgagaaaggggaaTTCTATTCTGAATCTGTTTCTCACTGATGAGGTGGAAATGATGGGCACTTCAGGGAAAAGTGGTCACTCCCTATTAGAGTTTGTGATACATAGTAGTGGATAGTGGACACAGTTTAATTCAACTTGTGAATTTTAGGACAGTAGATTTCAGGTGATTCAGGAGATAGGTAAGTGTCTATGGACTGAAATTATATGGGAGAAGTCAATTGAGAAGGCATAGGGaattttcaagaatgaaattctaaaatcATATGGGGAAATTTCTgatgaggaggaaaaatgggTTTTGCTGAAGAGACCAGTATAGATCACAGAAGATTCatccattattttaaatttttaaaggatatgTGCAGAAGATCTAAGCAAGGGGAGGTAATGGGATGTGGCAACAGAGTATGTATCAAAATTGGCgtgatccttaaaaaaaaagatcaggaatGCTAAACTCAGAATGAACTGAAGCTGACAAAGGAATCTAAGGAGCACCAAAAGggatattttcctttgtttttatttctttgcttctttagctttatggggagaagggagaagatcaaagaaggaaaagaccaaTGCTGAACATGGAGGGGATGACAATATCTGACAATAAAGAGAAGGTGGATTTGTTTCTTATttagtttctgttttctttgtcaaGAGGAGCAGTTTCTGCCCGGAaggaacagaacaaaaatggctaataggaAATTGATGCCTCAAATCAATAAGGTGATATTTAAGGGAGTACTCACCCACCTTGAAGAATTCCCATTATCTGACCCAGATGAACCACATCCTTGGGTGGTGCAAGAACTGGCATATGTGATTGTTGAACACTCTCAGTGATATTTCAAAGATTATTGAGAACAGGAGAGGTATTGCAGGACTAGAAATGAGCACGTGTCCTAATTTTCTAACAacgaaaggaaaagaaataataaaaaaaataatagactaGTGAGCTTGACTTCTGCAGGAAACCTGCTGATTGTGCACCCACTGCCAACACTTCCACGAGTCACCTTCCAATTGAGGGATCTGGGGCGAGGTGCAAATCCTCTTTTACTTCTTCCTCTCCActgattttctttctcctttttcaagaTCCTTTAAACTACTCTTGTAAGGGAAACATTGTGTCCACCATTCTGTTCACATTAGCTTCTTCTTTTCTTGACCTGGCAAGAAATACACTTCCCAAGGCCTTTAGCAATTTAGGCCCTTCTTGTAAGGGCCAAGTCTTGCCAGAAGGGCTATTACATCCAGAATTAATTCACATCATAAAAATGTTGAAATACAAAGGAGGAGTGTGTAAACAATTCAGATACAGTATGTGAGTTGTTCCCTAGTCTCAAATCcttatttgtaaagccctttgacTTCATTGAATTAGATTTTCAAGCAGTCATGTAGGGAAATATTAAAGGAGAAGCAtcatggcataatgaatagagggatggacctgaattcaggaaggtcttggttcaaataccatctctaACATTTAATATATAACAGAGAATAACATAGAATATGAGATATACTATTCTAACCTGAGGATCAATCAAACAGGCAACACTTGAGTTGGGCCTTaaagaaaaggatttcaaaaaaatagagatggaaTAGAGATGTGTTCCAAGCATATGGAGTGGGGAGTCTGGACAAATCCATGGAAGCTGGAACAACTATATGATATTAGTTTTTAGTATTTAATACCCATAATGTACCTATCTGATTGGTTTATCATAAGACCtgaatgataaaatgaaaagtcCTCTGCAAGTTATAGAGcactagataaataaatgaacagatgatagctagcatttatatatagcactttaaggtttgcaaagttctttaatgtaaaaacaaccatgaggtaggtattattattatgcctattttatggattaggaaactgatgTCAGTTTCTAGTAATATCTTTCAATAGATAAAAGTTACTAGGGCACAGgccaaccaagaatcacctgcttCTTCCAAGAGTTTAACTTGTTGCCAGGTAAAGACTCAGACAttagaattatcattttaaaattcatggaGCAAATTAGAATTATTTACTAGGAATAGTGTTCATCTGCATTTTTGCCATATTGTCTTAGAAACAAAAAGGACATGTATGCATAGCAAGATACTCATTCAATATGTAGtgttaatttcttatagcattatgACTTTTATGTAATGAAGAATTTTCGTATTTCAAGATCTATATATCTGATTACAGAATTAGGTATTGATATAGGttttatgaccttggataaatttTTTCAACTCTCTACCAAGGTCtcctttatctgtcaaatggaacTTGGAAAAAATGATCTTTAATGTTCCCTTTGTCATATCATTCTAATCCATGGCTGTTATTTTGTATCCAATTTACATTTCCTCCCCTAAAATAAAAAGGTGATGGTGGTAAATAATAATGGCAGAATGGACTGGGGTTGTTCTCAGGCCTGTCAGCAATTGAAATCAGAGCTCTCCAGGACAGAAAACGATTCTCCTCACCATGGCaactggaaaacaataacaaGATTAGGGAAGGATCTGCCTCTCAGACCTAGAGTTGTCAAA is drawn from Dromiciops gliroides isolate mDroGli1 chromosome 2, mDroGli1.pri, whole genome shotgun sequence and contains these coding sequences:
- the KBTBD11 gene encoding kelch repeat and BTB domain-containing protein 11, whose amino-acid sequence is MENSVASCVRYSGDGKVNGSKSGVSFNKGLSGENGDPGSVRPAPGEGDLKRLGTDEECPETRTNGAEATELSAHTPCSLSSSLCFSSLNKPQPCATAASAAEGAEVSPPSSTCKGNRVVKNQWEINSSNATSEESGQEEEEAARADQRSATQSPPPPVTYCIQTGAQPRKEPLQPGDPESGVGEEGGEGGGGGGGGSGSSSNNGSSINRRGICSIGQSHDPAGGALGEEPDLVIEVAGRRIQAHKSVLAAKSDYFRARSSREILRVKGVSYAALRLLVDYLYTGHMGEVKQDNVAEVIAGARFLQMPCALQCATDAMRAQLTLGNCYQVLSLAKQQRLSELREAAYRFMSDNYLQVLREPSVYGRLTGSERDLILQRRLEAGRSCLLVAEINDVFERVGSRPQSRESSRPQSPSASVLSPGEQPPTPPLAPAQGSSEEDGGHSDSVIYYYQEADKEWKVLTRLPEGANAKGCAMCVLYNYLFLAGGILQGGPEGKARLSDKVFCYNPVTDTWTTVRSLSQPRSQLKLLALDGYLYAVGGECLFSVERYDPRADRWSSVAPLPKGAFAVAHEATTCNGEIYVSGGSLFYRLLKYDPRRDEWQECPYSSSRKRSADMVTLKGFIYRFDLCGARGEPQAVASAACGSGGVNVFRYHCLAKRWSQCASNLRPPGEASGLQPFRCAALDGTIYCVNRAGAWRFSLSEDGEPGEDGGQKGVFEQEQLKPPFDARGVLFPFVLTLPERSDKGEAGAL